One Etheostoma cragini isolate CJK2018 chromosome 18, CSU_Ecrag_1.0, whole genome shotgun sequence DNA window includes the following coding sequences:
- the fkbp1b gene encoding peptidyl-prolyl cis-trans isomerase FKBP1B, which yields MGVEVETISPGDGRTFPKKGQTCVVHYIGMLQNGKKFDSSRDRNKPFKFKIGRSEVIRGWEEGVAQMSLGQRAKITCTPDMAYGVTGHPGVIPPNATLIFDVELLKLE from the exons ATGGGCGTGGAAGTCGAGACGATATCTCCCGGTGATG GAAGAACATTTCCCAAGAAAGGCCAGACATGTGTTGTTCATTACATAG GTATGCTGCAGAATGGGAAGAAGTTTGACTCCTCCCGAGACAGGAACAAGCCCTTTAAGTTTAAGATTGGACGGAGTGAGGTCATTAGGGGCTGGGAGGAAGGAGTAGCACAG ATGAGCCTGGGCCAGAGAGCAAAAATCACCTGCACACCAGATATGGCTTATGGAGTGACAGGCCACCCTGGGGTCATCCCCCCGAACGCCACACTTATATTTGACGTGGAACTGCTCAAGCTGGAGTGA
- the wdcp gene encoding WD repeat and coiled-coil-containing protein yields the protein MDLGKAKLLRTGLNTLHQAIHPLHGIAWTDGRQVCLTTLFFINGEVKFGDTNVIGQFEHVFGLYWGPLCCSDSPALLAVQHKKHVTVWQLQLSALEQNKLLCTQTCEMSEPFPLLSQGCVWHPKLDILALLTKRDTSVLFSVRVDNRRVKADIKVSGLIHCACWTKDGTRLVVAIGSSLHSYIWNDIQKSLAACSFCPIFDVGGYICAIEATGDAQVAVATELPLDKICGLNAGIAFDMPSDAESQHSHGSHMVMSEEDNFLDSRRRSFESDRSSVTSSGPLDLTHLLARHRRSDPSPLIHLRRRDTMTGSGQDSSHLILVTYERKVTTSRKVSIPGILVPDIVAFDPRGSTVAVASNTCNMVLVYCITASAMPNIQQISLLTNERPKGVCFLNDKMLLLMVGRQKSNDPAFLPSSNTDKYILHLVTKELMLDGEASIPPSPSAHNHQSNFCEGIRRHSEHVCKDERERLGIRDLVLPGGAVFRSPSNRRKLVEEVRSGEPSPVTSSVDFSDRASDRAASSASSVTVESFDMDHVNRMTSLAVAGQASRDSSRTSSPRHEPSDKLHTDPTLPMPEKTLSTAKERAQEQLIHNMERLFTRFADVQQCLTEIRDFTQNGKKAQSVYPNACEPPYVNVTCQKQLSENVFIDERRPVLLCDGKLCLRALQDLFNLTIVEMMYGPLWIALVADADGFVPLTFKSQEELTVRNGKRKATLRTPENSLPSSPAPSHGPHATTETSYSAY from the exons ATGGATCTTGGGAAGGCAAAGCTGCTCCGGACAGGTCTTAACACTCTACACCAAGCCATCCACCCTTTGCATGGCATAGCATGGACGGACGGCAGGCAGGTCTGCCTGACAACTCTCTTCTTCATCAATGGTGAGGTGAAATTTGGGGACACAAACGTTATCGGGCAGTTTGAGCACGTCTTCGGGCTCTACTGGGGCCCGCTGTGCTGCTCTGACTCACCGGCTTTGCTGGCTGTTCAGCACAAGAAACATGTCACTGTGTGGCAACTGCAGCTCAGTGCGCTTGAGCAGAACAAGCTGCTGTGCACTCAGACTTGTGAGATGAGCGAGCCTTTCCCCTTGCTCTCCCAAGGCTGTGTGTGGCATCCTAAACTGGACATCCTTGCTCTGCTGACCAAGAGGGATACTTCTGTGCTGTTTTCCGTCAGGGTGGACAACAGGAGAGTCAAAGCGGACATCAAAGTTAGTGGACTTATCCACTGTGCATGCTGGACTAAAGATGGTACACGCCTGGTGGTGGCTATAGGAAGTTCTCTTCACTCTTACATCTGGAATGACATCCAGAAGAGTCTTGCAGCCTGCTCCTTTTGTCCCATCTTTGATGTGGGAGGCTACATCTGTGCCATCGAGGCCACGGGGGACGCTCAGGTAGCTGTGGCTACAGAGCTTCCTCTGGATAAAATCTGTGGGTTAAATGCCGGCATAGCATTCGACATGCCGTCAGATGCTGAGTCCCAGCATAGCCACGGCTCGCATATGGTCATGTCGGAAGAAGATAACTTTCTGGACTCGAGAAGAAGATCTTTTGAATCAGACAGGTCCAGCGTCACCAGCTCAGGCCCTCTAGACCTCACCCACCTTCTGGCGAGGCACCGTCGCTCTGACCCCAGCCCTCTGATTCACCTGCGTCGCAGAGACACAATGACAGGCTCTGGCCAGGACTCCTCACACCTCATCCTGGTCACCTATGAGCGTAAAGTCACTACCAGCCGCAAAGTCAGTATCCCGGGGATTTTGGTTCCAGACATTGTGGCTTTTGACCCACGTGGCTCCACGGTTGCAGTTGCTTCCAACACCTGCAACATGGTGCTCGTGTATTGCATCACAGCCTCCGCCATGCCAAACATTCAGCAGATCTCTCTGCTGACAAACGAGAGGCCCAAAGGAGTCTGCTTCCTCAATGACAAGATGCTGCTGTTGATGGTGGGCAGACAGAAGTCCAACGACCCTGCCTTCCTCCCATCTTCTAACACGGATAAATATATTCTTCATCTGGTAACTAAAGAGCTGATGCTCGATGGAGAGGCTTCAATCCCACCATCCCCCTCTGCTCACAACCATCAGTCTAATTTCTGCGAAGGGATTAGAAGGCACTCAGAGCATGTATGCAAGGATGAAAGGGAGCGCCTGGGGATTAGGGACTTGGTGTTACCTGGAGGGGCAGTTTTTCGTTCACCAAGCAACAGGCGTAAGCTGGTGGAGGAGGTGAGGAGCGGCGAGCCCAGCCCCGTCACCAGCTCTGTGGACTTCTCCGACCGAGCATCGGACAGAGCAGCGTCCAGCGCGTCCTCCGTCACCGTGGAGAGTTTCGACATGGACCATGTCAACCGGATGACCAGCCTGGCGGTGGCCGGCCAGGCCAGCAGGGACTCCAGCCGGACCAGCTCTCCTCGTCACGAGCCTTCGGACAAGCTCCACACAGACCCGACGCTGCCTATGCCTGAAAAGACTTTGAGCACAGCAAAGGAGCGCGCACAGGAGCAGCTCATTCACAACATGGAGAGGCTTTTTACACGCTTTGCAGACGTACAGCAGTGCCTGACCGAAATCAGAGATTTTACCCAGAATGGCAAGAAGGCCCAGAGTGTCTACCCTAACGCCTGTGAACCCCCGTATGTCAATGTCACATGTCAG AAGCAGTTGTCggaaaatgtattcattgaCGAGCGGAGGCCAGTGTTGCTGTGTGATGGGAAGCTGTGTCTGCGGGCCCTCCAAGACCTCTTCAACCTAACCATTGTGGAGATGATGTATG GTCCGTTGTGGATTGCACTCGTGGCAGATGCGGACGGCTTTGTGCCTCTGACGTTCAAGTCCCAAGAGGAACTCACAGTACGGAACGGGAAGCGGAAAGCAACCCTCCGGACTCCGGAGAACTCCCTCCCATCCAGTCCAGCCCCCAGCCATGGCCCCCACGCAACGACAGAGACCTCATATAGTGCCTATTAA